The proteins below come from a single Leopardus geoffroyi isolate Oge1 chromosome D3, O.geoffroyi_Oge1_pat1.0, whole genome shotgun sequence genomic window:
- the COMT gene encoding catechol O-methyltransferase isoform X2 gives MLEAPPLLLAAFSLGLVLLVLLLCHSYSGFLLISWNEFVLQPLYNLFMGNTKEQRILRHVLQHAVAGDPQSVLEAIDTYCLQKEWAMNVGDKKGQILDAVVREQRPSVLLELGAYCGYSAVRMARLLEPGARLLTIELNPDYAAITQQMLDFAGLQDRVTVVAGPSQDIIPQLKKKYDVDMLDMVFLDHWKDRYLPDTLLLEPLTLLLGQPQSGDQGGCLIPRSVACYGRGQCCWPTTSSAQEHQNSWHMCAIAAALSAHTSPRTWSTRQQWMASRRLSTWAWMAQHSLDHPPCSRLPCQAWLRKAQQMHSRQPCFCSSGVCPQCSTLEACEAKACLHWTLCTATLGCHHCLSGVT, from the exons ATGCTGgaggccccacccctgctgttGGCAGCCTTCTCATTGGGCCTGgtgctgctggtgctgctgctgtGCCACTCCTACTCGGGCTTTCTCCTTATCAGCTGGAATGAGTTCGTCCTGCAGCCCCTCTACAACCTGTTCATGGGCAACACCAAGGAGCAGCGCATCCTGCGTCATGTGCTGCAGCATGCGGTGGCCGGGGACCCACAAAGTGTGCTGGAGGCCATCGATACCTACTGTTTACAGAAGGAGTGGGCTATGAATGTGGGTGACAAGAAAG GCCAGATCTTGGATGCAGTGGTGCGGGAGCAGCGCCCATCGGTGCTGCTAGAGCTGGGGGCCTACTGCGGCTACTCAGCTGTGCGCATGGCCCGCCTGCTGGAGCCCGGGGCCCGACTGCTCACCATTGAGCTCAACCCTGACTACGCCGCCATCACCCAGCAGATGCTGGACTTTGCAGGCCTGCAGGACAGG GTAACCGTTGTGGCCGGGCCATCTCAGGACATCATCCCCCAGCTGAAGAAGAAATACGATGTGGACATGCTAGACATGGTCTTCCTTGACCACTGGAAGGACCGGTACCTGCCAGACACTCTTCTCTTGGAG CCCTTAACGCTGCTGCTTGGCCAGCCCCAAAGTGGTGACCAGGGAGGCTGCCTCATCCCCAG GAGTGTGGCCTGCTACGGAAGGGGACAGTGTTGCTGGCCGACAACGTCATCTGCCCAGGAACACCAGAATTCCTGGCATATGTGCGCAATAGCAGCCGCTTTGAGTGCACACACTTCACCTCGTACCTGGAGTACTCGACAGCAGTGGATGGCCTCGAGAAGGCTGTCTACATGGGCCTGGATGGCCCAGCACAGCCTTGACCACCCACCCTGCTCCAGGCTCCCTTGCCAAGCCTGGTTACGAAAAGCACAACAGATGCACTCCCGCCAACCCTGCTTTTGCAGTTCTGGGGTCTGTCCTCAATGTAGCACACTTGAGGCTTGTGAGGCCAAAGCCTGCCTACACTGGACCCTCTGCACGGCGACTCTGGGCTGTCACCACTGCCTAAGTGGTGTCACCTAA
- the COMT gene encoding catechol O-methyltransferase isoform X3 — protein sequence MLEAPPLLLAAFSLGLVLLVLLLCHSYSGFLLISWNEFVLQPLYNLFMGNTKEQRILRHVLQHAVAGDPQSVLEAIDTYCLQKEWAMNVGDKKGQILDAVVREQRPSVLLELGAYCGYSAVRMARLLEPGARLLTIELNPDYAAITQQMLDFAGLQDRVTVVAGPSQDIIPQLKKKYDVDMLDMVFLDHWKDRYLPDTLLLEECGLLRKGTVLLADNVICPGTPEFLAYVRNSSRFECTHFTSYLEYSTAVDGLEKAVYMGLDGPAQP from the exons ATGCTGgaggccccacccctgctgttGGCAGCCTTCTCATTGGGCCTGgtgctgctggtgctgctgctgtGCCACTCCTACTCGGGCTTTCTCCTTATCAGCTGGAATGAGTTCGTCCTGCAGCCCCTCTACAACCTGTTCATGGGCAACACCAAGGAGCAGCGCATCCTGCGTCATGTGCTGCAGCATGCGGTGGCCGGGGACCCACAAAGTGTGCTGGAGGCCATCGATACCTACTGTTTACAGAAGGAGTGGGCTATGAATGTGGGTGACAAGAAAG GCCAGATCTTGGATGCAGTGGTGCGGGAGCAGCGCCCATCGGTGCTGCTAGAGCTGGGGGCCTACTGCGGCTACTCAGCTGTGCGCATGGCCCGCCTGCTGGAGCCCGGGGCCCGACTGCTCACCATTGAGCTCAACCCTGACTACGCCGCCATCACCCAGCAGATGCTGGACTTTGCAGGCCTGCAGGACAGG GTAACCGTTGTGGCCGGGCCATCTCAGGACATCATCCCCCAGCTGAAGAAGAAATACGATGTGGACATGCTAGACATGGTCTTCCTTGACCACTGGAAGGACCGGTACCTGCCAGACACTCTTCTCTTGGAG GAGTGTGGCCTGCTACGGAAGGGGACAGTGTTGCTGGCCGACAACGTCATCTGCCCAGGAACACCAGAATTCCTGGCATATGTGCGCAATAGCAGCCGCTTTGAGTGCACACACTTCACCTCGTACCTGGAGTACTCGACAGCAGTGGATGGCCTCGAGAAGGCTGTCTACATGGGCCTGGATGGCCCAGCACAGCCTTGA
- the COMT gene encoding catechol O-methyltransferase isoform X1: protein MLEAPPLLLAAFSLGLVLLVLLLCHSYSGFLLISWNEFVLQPLYNLFMGNTKEQRILRHVLQHAVAGDPQSVLEAIDTYCLQKEWAMNVGDKKGQILDAVVREQRPSVLLELGAYCGYSAVRMARLLEPGARLLTIELNPDYAAITQQMLDFAGLQDRVTVVAGPSQDIIPQLKKKYDVDMLDMVFLDHWKDRYLPDTLLLEAPYCASPCTPISPSSYPIPYQPLTLLLGQPQSGDQGGCLIPRSVACYGRGQCCWPTTSSAQEHQNSWHMCAIAAALSAHTSPRTWSTRQQWMASRRLSTWAWMAQHSLDHPPCSRLPCQAWLRKAQQMHSRQPCFCSSGVCPQCSTLEACEAKACLHWTLCTATLGCHHCLSGVT, encoded by the exons ATGCTGgaggccccacccctgctgttGGCAGCCTTCTCATTGGGCCTGgtgctgctggtgctgctgctgtGCCACTCCTACTCGGGCTTTCTCCTTATCAGCTGGAATGAGTTCGTCCTGCAGCCCCTCTACAACCTGTTCATGGGCAACACCAAGGAGCAGCGCATCCTGCGTCATGTGCTGCAGCATGCGGTGGCCGGGGACCCACAAAGTGTGCTGGAGGCCATCGATACCTACTGTTTACAGAAGGAGTGGGCTATGAATGTGGGTGACAAGAAAG GCCAGATCTTGGATGCAGTGGTGCGGGAGCAGCGCCCATCGGTGCTGCTAGAGCTGGGGGCCTACTGCGGCTACTCAGCTGTGCGCATGGCCCGCCTGCTGGAGCCCGGGGCCCGACTGCTCACCATTGAGCTCAACCCTGACTACGCCGCCATCACCCAGCAGATGCTGGACTTTGCAGGCCTGCAGGACAGG GTAACCGTTGTGGCCGGGCCATCTCAGGACATCATCCCCCAGCTGAAGAAGAAATACGATGTGGACATGCTAGACATGGTCTTCCTTGACCACTGGAAGGACCGGTACCTGCCAGACACTCTTCTCTTGGAG GCTCCTTATTGTGCATCCCCCTGCACCCCTATCTCACCATCCTCATACCCCATCCCATACCAGCCCTTAACGCTGCTGCTTGGCCAGCCCCAAAGTGGTGACCAGGGAGGCTGCCTCATCCCCAG GAGTGTGGCCTGCTACGGAAGGGGACAGTGTTGCTGGCCGACAACGTCATCTGCCCAGGAACACCAGAATTCCTGGCATATGTGCGCAATAGCAGCCGCTTTGAGTGCACACACTTCACCTCGTACCTGGAGTACTCGACAGCAGTGGATGGCCTCGAGAAGGCTGTCTACATGGGCCTGGATGGCCCAGCACAGCCTTGACCACCCACCCTGCTCCAGGCTCCCTTGCCAAGCCTGGTTACGAAAAGCACAACAGATGCACTCCCGCCAACCCTGCTTTTGCAGTTCTGGGGTCTGTCCTCAATGTAGCACACTTGAGGCTTGTGAGGCCAAAGCCTGCCTACACTGGACCCTCTGCACGGCGACTCTGGGCTGTCACCACTGCCTAAGTGGTGTCACCTAA